From a region of the Kaistia sp. 32K genome:
- the phnD gene encoding phosphonate ABC transporter substrate-binding protein, with the protein MLNRRTLIGAAVAGLALAGVASPAFADWKAEYPELTIAVIPAENASTTTDRYQPLADYLGKQLGVPVKLAVATDYAAVIEAQRAGNAQIAMYGPASYARAVLTGVEVDPIVVPRHSNDATGYYSVIYTLANGPYKSIDDLKGKTLALVDSNSTSGNNAPRFFLHRDGKDVDTFFGKAIFAGSHDNAVLALAQGTVDAAANSWNSENDSNLTRMISKGILKNADGKPMTKEDFRIVFKSDFLPEGPFSVLSTLPADLKAQIKQAFLDMPKNDPKGFAGLSDGKDKEFVAIEPAALQPIIDMVKFNDEQRKKGS; encoded by the coding sequence ATGTTGAACCGTCGCACCCTTATCGGCGCCGCCGTTGCTGGCCTCGCGCTGGCCGGTGTCGCTTCGCCCGCCTTCGCCGACTGGAAGGCCGAGTATCCCGAGCTGACGATCGCCGTCATCCCGGCCGAGAACGCCTCGACCACCACCGATCGCTACCAGCCGCTGGCCGACTATCTCGGCAAGCAGCTCGGCGTTCCGGTCAAGCTGGCCGTCGCCACCGACTACGCCGCCGTCATCGAGGCGCAGCGCGCCGGCAACGCCCAGATCGCCATGTACGGCCCGGCTTCCTACGCCCGCGCCGTGCTGACCGGCGTCGAGGTCGACCCGATCGTCGTGCCGCGTCATTCGAACGACGCCACCGGCTATTATTCGGTCATCTACACGCTGGCCAACGGCCCGTACAAGTCGATCGACGACCTGAAGGGCAAGACGCTCGCCCTGGTCGATTCCAACTCGACCTCCGGCAACAACGCGCCGCGCTTCTTCCTGCATCGCGACGGCAAGGACGTCGATACGTTCTTCGGCAAGGCGATCTTCGCCGGCAGCCATGACAACGCCGTGCTGGCGCTGGCCCAGGGCACCGTCGACGCCGCCGCCAATTCTTGGAACTCGGAAAACGATTCCAACCTGACCCGCATGATCTCCAAGGGCATCCTCAAGAATGCCGACGGCAAGCCGATGACGAAGGAAGACTTCCGCATCGTCTTCAAGTCGGACTTCCTCCCCGAGGGCCCGTTCTCGGTGCTGTCGACGCTGCCGGCCGACCTGAAGGCCCAGATCAAGCAGGCCTTCCTCGACATGCCGAAGAACGACCCGAAGGGCTTCGCCGGCCTGTCGGACGGCAAGGACAAGGAATTCGTCGCGATCGAGCCGGCTGCGCTCCAGCCGATCATCGACATGGTCAAGTTCAACGACGAGCAGCGCAAGAAGGGCTCCTGA